The genomic segment CATCTTAGGAGCCTTCCACTCTGTATCGTCAACTATGGTACTATTGACAGTGTAATTGACAATATAATAATGATCGGTAAGCTTCTCTGCTGATTGAAAATTATCCTTCTTCATCAGTTCTTCATATTTATCTTGATTGCAGATCTCTGTTACTGTACTTTCAGGATTCATACCAAATCTAACATATAGGGAATTCATAAGAAGCTTATAGATAAAGGTCATAGCTTCATCACCTGCTTTCTTAGCTTCTTGTCTGCTTTCATAAAGGTGTGAGATAAAGCCTTCGAATGGACTTGACTTCTTCTCAAACAAATATCCTCTAAGAGGGATAATATCGTAACCTAAATCACGTGCAAACTTCAACTCTTCGCTATAATAGACTCCTATGAATTTACCTGTAGGAAAGAGTAAAGTACCATTTTTATCTTTATAGGGCAAGAATGGTTTTGATATAGTAGTTGGACATACAACATAGGCCTCAATAAAGCCAAACAAGCTATCCAATCCTACGCTCTCCAATTTATTATGCCAGACTGGTATACCACATGGCATAGGATATGATTTCATAATGAACGGATATAGGGAGTTTACGTCATAATAGTGAAGATTCTCGCCATAGGGTTTATAGACATCAGAATGACCGCCATAATAACCACGCCTAATAAAGGAATCCTGGTTTTGAGTAGGTTTATGGATAGGAAAGATATCATCATCCAAATAATTCATTCTAAAGATTTTGAGGGATAGCGAGGAAATTGTCATCACTTCTTCGATATCAATATGATACTGGGACCTATAAAGATCTTGAGCCTTCAACATCACACCACCTAATAGAAGGATATCTTGTTTAAGATAGGGTATCAATTGATCactataaatcataatattagaCTTATTCAAAATATCATGTGGTAAAGAGCCTTTGGAACCTAATTCAGGACATAAGGTCTTGGCTAATGTATTAAGAGGGCTAGGGAGCATTGTGCATGAATCTCTGAAACGCATGAGGAGCTTATCGCCACGATATACTTTCAACTCATAAAGCCTATGATTCCTCAATAATGTCTTTAGTTTATACATTTGACTACGATCAGCATAATACCTGAGAATTAAAATACCATCAAATCGAGAAAAATTATGGAAGTAAACAGTTCTAATCCGTGAATCTTTGCTTATATCTACTTCCAAGTTAGATAGAAAATGAAATAACATTCTttgactcctttcttcaaaggTAGGATAGAAAGTGATGTGACTTTCACTGAAAAAAGTTTTAATAGAATGGGAAGGTATGGAAGAGAGATTATCACCTGGATGAACCACCAAGTAACCGGCGGCGTAAGGAACATGAACATCATTAACTAGTATAGTCTCTAAATCCGCTACTATGAAAGGACGACATTCTTTCATATCACTTTTGATTGAGCCTATTTTGGTACTAATACGACTGGGTTTTAACTGAAGGGATTTAACATCCGGTAGTTCACCATCTAATTTATCAGAATCCATAACATTGATAATATGACTAATCATATCAGAGATCTTAGGAAAATCTATCAACTTTGAATAATCCTTCGCTTCATAATAAATACGAATAAAGACACCTTTAATAACTGCTTGTGGATAGATATCACCATATGACTTCACATATCGTTCTATATAATCATAGATCATCTTCTTAGGAACTTTATTACCGGCTATATCATACAAAGGAATAGACTTATATAAAGTAAAAGATATATCATAGGCAGAAGGTAATTCCATTATATAGCCCATAgtcaattttatatatttggAATCTATATGAAAAGCATATTGTTCGAGTAATTGTATGAAGGCTAAGGTTAGGACTTCAAACTCATCTACAATAGGATAGGGTTCTGTAAATCTAGTACTAGCATAGATAGAGCCAGGATATAGAGTCTTATAAGTTACATCAGTAATACGACTTTGTAAACTTTCccaataagaataataattataataggAGAATGAGGAATAGAGCCTACTATGATGCGCCCTAATATTCAAAAACTTCCTAGATACAGTTCTGTACAGTCCATCCATAGTTGTGTACAGAAATACATAAGACCTATTTAAGGGAAGGCCCAGCCCTAATTGATTGATGATTtttaacatgaaaatatttatatttatattgagGTTCCTCGTTCAAGTCTAGATATATGAGATAGTATGGTACCTACGATTTTTGTACCTAACGACTGNNNNNNNNNNNNNNNNNNNNNNNNNNNNNNNNNNNNNNNNNNNNNNNNNNNNNNNNNNNNNNNNNNNNNNNNNNNNNNNNNNNNNNNNNNNNNNNNNNNNNNNNNNNNNNNNNNNNNNNNNNNNNNNNNNNNNNNNNNNNNNNNNNNNNNNNNNNNNNNNNNNNNNNNNNNNNNNNNNNNNNNNNNNNNNNNNNNNNNNNNNNNNNNNNNNNNNNNNNNNNNNNNNNNNNNNNNNNNNNNNNNNNNNNNNNNNNNNNNNNNNNNNNNNNNNNNNNNNNNNNNNNNNNNNNNNNNNNNNNNNNNNNNNNNNNNNNNNNNNNNNNNNNNNNNNNNNNNNNNNNNNNNNNNNNNNNNNNNNNNNNNNNNNNNNNNNNNNNNNNNNNNNNNNNNNNNNNNNNNNNNNNNNNNNNNNNNNNNNNNNNNNNNNNNNNNNNNNNNNNNNNNNNNNNNNNNNNNNNNNNNNNNNNNNNNNNNNNNNNNNNNNNNNNNNNNNNNNNNNNNNNNNNNNNNNNNNNNNNNNNNNNNNNNNNNNNNNNNNNNNNNNNNNNNNNNNNNNNNNNNNNNNNNNNNNNNNNNNNNNNNNNNNNNNNNNNNNNNNNNNNNNNNNNNNNNNNNNNNNNNNNNNNNNNNNNNNNNNNNNNNNNNNNNNNNNNNNNNNNNNNNNNNNNNNNNNNNNNNNNNNNNNNNNNNNNNNNNNNNNNNNNNNNNNNNNNNNNNNNNNNNNNNNNNNNNNNNNNNNNNNNNNNNNNNNNNNNNNNNNNNNNNNNNNNNNNNNNNNNNNNNNNNNNNNNNNNNNNNNNNNNNNNNNNNNNNNNNNNNNNNNNNNNNNNNNNNNNNNNNNNNNNNNNNNNNNNNNNNNNNNNNNNNNNNNNNNNNNNNNNNNNNNNNNNNNNNNNNNNNNNNNNNNNNNNNNNNNNNNNNNNNNNNNNNNNNNNNNNNNNNNNNNNNNNNNNNNNNNNNNNNNNNNNNNNNNNNNNNNNNNNNNNNNNNNNNNNNNNNNNNNNNNNNNNNNNNNNNNNNNNNNNNNNNNNNNNNNNNNNNNNNNNNNNNNNNNNNNNNNNNNNNNNNNNNNNNNNNNNNNNNNNNNNNNNNNNNNNNNNNNNNNNNNNNNNNNNNNNNNNNNNNNNNNNNNNNNNNNNNNNNNNNNNNNNNNNNNNNNNNNNNNNNNNNNNNNNNNNNNNNNNNNNNNNNNNNNNNNNNNNNNNNNNNNNNNNNNNNNNNNNNNNNNNNNNNNNNNNNNNNNNNNNNNNNNNNNNNNNNNNNNNNNNNNNNNNNNNNNNNNNNNNNNNNNNNNNNNNNNNNNNNNNNNNNNNNNNNNNNNNNNNNNNNNNNNNNNNNNNNNNNNNNNNNNNNNNNNNNNNNNNNNNNNNNNNNNNNNNNNNNNNNNNNNNNNNNNNNNNNNNNNNNNNNNNNNNNNNNNNNNNNNNNNNNNNNNNNNNNNNNNNNNNNNNNNNNNNNNNNNNNNNNNNNNNNNNNNNNNNNNNNNNNNNNNNNNNNNNNNNNNNNNNNNNNNNNNNNNNNNNNNNNNNNNNNNNNNNNNNNNNNNNNNNNNNNNNNNNNNNNNNNNNNNNNNNNNNNNNNNNNNNNNNNNNNNNNNNNNNNNNNNNNNNNNNNNNNNNNNNNNNNNNNNNNNNNNNNNNNNNNNNNNNNNNNNNNNNNNNNNNNNNNNNNNNNNNNNNNNNNNNNNNNNNNNNNNNNNNNNNNNNNNNNNNNNNNNNNNNNNNNNNNNNNNNNNNNNNNNNNNNNNNNNNNNNNNNNNNNNNNNNNNNNNNNNNNNNNNNNNNNNNNNNNNNNNNNNNNNNNNNNNNNNNNNNNNNNNNNNNNNNNNNNNNNNNNNNNNNNNNNNNNNNNNNNNNNNNNNNNNNNNNNNNNNNNNNNNNNNNNNNNNNNNNNNNNNNNNNNNNNNNNNNNNNNNNNNNNNNNNNNNNNNNNNNNNNNNNNNNNNNNNNNNNNNNNNNNNNNNNNNNNNNNNNNNNNNNNNNNNNNNNNNNNNNNNNNNNNNNNNNNNNNNNNNNNNNNNNNNNNNNNNNNNNNNNNNNNNNNNNNNNNNNNNNNNNNNNNNNNNNNNNNNNNNNNNNNNNNNNNNNNNNNNNNNNNNNNNNNNNNNNNNNNNNNNNNNNNNNNNNNNNNNNNNNNNNNNNNNNNNNNNNNNNNNNNNNNNNNNNNNNNNNNNNNNNNNNNNNNNNNNNNNNNNNNNNNNNNNNNNNNNNNNNNNNNNNNNNNNNNNNNNNNNNNNNNNNNNNNNNNNNNNNNNNNNNNNNNNNNNNNNNNNNNNNNNNNNNNNNNNNNNNNNNNNNNNNNNNNNNNNNNNNNNNNNNNNNNNNNNNNNNNNNNNNNNNNNNNNNNNNNNNNNNNNNNNNNNNNNNNNNNNNNNNNNNNNNNNNNNNNNNNNNNNNNNNNNNNNNNNNNNNNNNNNNNNNNNNNNNNNNNNNNNNNNNNNNNNNNNNNNNNNNNNNNNNNNNNNNNNNNNNNNNNNNNNNNNNNNNNNNNNNNNNNNNNNNNNNNNNNNNNNNNNNNNNNNNNNNNNNNNNNNNNNNNNNNNNNNNNNNNNNNNNNNNNNNNNNNNNNNNNNNNNNNNNNNNNNNNNNNNNNNNNNNNNNNNNNNNNNNNNNNNNNNNNNNNNNNNNNNNNNNNNNNNNNNNNNNNNNNNNNNNNNNNNNNNNNNNNNNNNNNNNNNNNNNNNNNNNNNNNNNNNNNNNNNNNNNNNNNNNNNNNNNNNNNNNNNNNNNNNNNNNNNNNNNNNNNNNNNNNNNNNNNNNNNNNNNNNNNNNNNNNNNNNNNNNNNNNNNNNATGTCCGTAAGccaatcaaaagaaaaaatatccAGTTGAAAGATAAGGGTAACATTCTTATGGCTTTACTACGATATGAACAATTGCCTAGTATATGCTAAAAATGTGGTAGTTTTGGCCACATAGCAAAGGAATGTCCAACCGGCGGGTCTTCGTTAAGACTATTGCTACCTCTACTACTGGGAAAATTGCCAGGTTTTTATCCCTAGACTGCGCTTCAAGTGAATCAGTGGAGGGTAATTTAAAAGAATGGAATCTGTATGGGCTCTTATCCATTCGATCCACTTCTGGGAGAAAGACATAGCTAGCATGGGATCTTAGAGGCTAGTTCAGCTTCGATAAGACCAGTAGTTTACAGGCTTATAAGAAAGGACCATCCGCGAAAGAAGTTCTTTAGGGCCAAGATTCCCTTTGCTCGCTCTTTCTACTCTAGTTAGTTATCGCTCCGTAAACTCCTTCCTTGGTGGCCTTTGATCAGATGAGGCTATCTTGCCTGTTCATCTATAGTGAATCCAGTCTTTCTGAGCAAACTATCGACTCATGAATAGAGCCGGAAATCAATTCAATTCATGTATGAGCCATCCATAAGGAAATTCTCCTAGTAAAGGTAATGTAAGTTGTGAACCGATAGGCCATTTCGAACCCTGGGATTCTATTAAATCATTGGCCTTTCCTTTCGGATCATAGGTGGGCTGATAAGTCCGGCTAATTTGGTTTATTGAAAGGACTGTAAGGCTCCTACTCTTTCTTCTCAGGCGTGGTAAGCTAACAAAGCAGATAGATAGATTAAACAAACTATCTAAGTGCGGGTACCAACTCCCACTAATGACCAGGGATTCACGTACCGATGCTACTCTGGGTCAGCAGTACCAAGCTCATAGGAAAAAGATTCATTCTACTAACAATGATATTGGTACGTCGCCGCGTCAATCTCGATCGAACTATATGACATGACTGTTGAATGCAGACGGACATTCCCTTCCCCGAAGGCCTAGAAGTAAGCCATAACTCTTAACGATGCAAGGAATAGCTATCGTTTCGTGCCCAAGTCCAAGCACGGGCTCTTCCCTTATATTCATACCACAACGAGAAGGTATGGTGAACACTGATGATCGACCTTCAGTGCCTAGTCTTCCATTAAAGAAGAGGAGCGGACCTACGTCTAGAAGAGAATACCGGCTAAGCCGATGGGAAAGGTATAGTTACGTATTAGAACTTTTATACTACGAAAATCACAGGCATACTAACTTGGATTGTTACCGGAATGTCTGTCATCAATTGAACTCCTAACTGACACCAATCTGTGCTCTCCTACGAGTAGGAGTGAATATGCGCTGTTCTCTTTCTTGTTGATTTCGCAGGACAGACAGATATTGAATTAACAGAGAAGTAAGGCGACGGAAGGAACGGATTGCATTAGTCTCAGGGACATAGCCATTACGAGATTAGACCGATCAGAGAATGGAAGAGGTAATTAATAAAGAGTTGCATGTATCGAGTCTTTACTTTAAAAGTTGCACTAGCATTAGCAGGAGGAGCACTAGAAATAACCTCTCTCAGATGTCCATAATCGATCGGATAAAGATGTTATCCATGTTATTCAAAAGGTAGTCGATAAAGATTCATCCCCAGCTCTGCTCTTATTGCTAGCTCTTTTCCTTTTTGCCTGGCACTGAAGAAGAAAGATTAGATGCGCCTTATCCGCTATTTGCGACGTGAATCGAGTTGTAAGACTAGAAAATGAAGGAAGCATTTTTCTTCTTGATAAGGAGAAAGGGCAATATTGGAAGCAGATTCAGCCAGCCCGGAGTAACCAGAGCAAGTTCTCTCCATAGTGGGAATGACTATTCTTGCAAAAGAAGAACTCTCTGTTCTTTGTTTCTATTCTGGGTCTGCTTTGCCAATGCACTGATAGTTATGATTCTTCGATCTCGAAAGTGAAAAGATCCGGATTGGATGTTCTTCAAAGATCTCCCCTGCTTACCTTTAGCGGGGATCAAAACgacttatataaataataaggaGGGATACACAAACCTGAGCCTTCAAAAATTCAACAGATTCCACTATAGCAACTCAACTCTTCAGATCAGGAATCGCCTTTATTATATTATCTATTTTTTATTCACGCCCTGTGCCTGAGCTAACTCATTTCTCTTTCGACTGGAACTCCTAAATCAGTAAATCCGGAAGTCACTTTGATACCTTTCCAAGAGTCACTCGCTTCTTTAAGCCATGCCCTTAGCACCAAGACTACTGGCCCTTCCTGCAAGAGCAGAAAGATCCATTCTTTGTCCTGTCCCTCCTTCAAGGACAAGAGATGGGGATGAAATAGCCGCGCTCGCTTATTCGATTCGTCCTCTATCTAAGTTCATTTGTGATGAAATCTTTTCCTACCCTAAGGTCAGGCTTAAGCTTATTCTCGTCAGTTCCCTCACTCTCTTTTCTTTCAATGGCATTTGCTTTCAATTCAGTAAGAAAGAGATTNNNNNNNNNNNNNNNNNNNNNNNNNNNNNNNNNNNNNNNNNNNNNNNNNNNNNNNNNNNNNNNNNNNNNNNNNNNNNNNNNNNNNNNNNNNNNNNNNNNNNNNNNNNNNNNNNNNNNNNNNTTGGGTGTACTTTGGGGCCCCCCACACAGGTGTATTTTTTACCTGTGTGGGGGGCCCCAAAGTACACCCAGTTCGCATGAGTGGTCCGGGCACCGCCGCCGCCCCCACCGCCGCCGCCCAAAAAATTATTGTTAAAATCAAAACCAAAATTGtaggtaccatataaatatattattttttgtctAGTAAACCAAAGTCGTCGTTGAATAGCTATTTTGCTTCAATTTATTTCTTTAGAAATTGAAAAGAAAATCGAAGGAAGGTTTAGTACTACTAAATTGAGTTGAGGAATCAAACCGTATCACTTGTTTTATAGATCGTTCTGCAACGCGTTTTGAACTATTTAAAATCAAAGTGTCTTAGNNNNNNNNNNNNNNNNNNNNNNNNNNNNNNNNNNNNNNNNNNNNNNNNNNNNNNNNNNNNNNNNNNNNNNNNNNNNNNNNNNNNNNNNNNNNNNNNNNNNNNNNNNNNNNNNNNNNNNNNNNNNNNNNNNNNNNNNNNNNNNNNNNNNNNNNNNNNNNNNNNNNNNTGCAAGCCAAGCTTGCCTCTTCAATGGAAAGTGAATGCCCTTCACTTGAAGCTATCATCAAAGTCTGATTCCAGCTATTAATAAGAAATTCCGCTTTCTTTGGAAGTGACAGTTTTAAAGATAGGATAACGAGGTTAtttgattttcaaaaaataatatatttatatggtacctaCAATTTTGGTTTTGATTTTAACAATAATTTTTTGGGGGGCGGCGGCGGCGTCGGTGCCCGGACCACTCATGTGAACTGGGTGTACTTTGGGACCCCCCACATAGGTGTATTTTTTTTCTTGGTTGGACCAAGGCGATTTCCGACAAGTCTCCCTTGGGGGGAGCAGAGCAGTCAAAGAATGAACGAACCAAAGCAAATGATTGTTCTAAAATGGCTATTcctcacaatatatatataatatatttatatggtacctacaattttgattttgattttaacaATAATTTTTTGGGGGGGCGGCGGCGGTGGGGGCGGAAAATACACCTGCGAACTGGGTGTACTTTGGGGCCCCCCACACAGGTGTATTTTCCGCCCCCACCGCCGTCGTCGCCGCCGCCCCCCAAAAAATTATTGTTAAAATCAAAACCAAAATTGTAGGTACCATCCTAGCCTTCTTAGCCTCAGCCTTTGTATTGTAGAGAGTAGGTTGAAGAGTAAGGGGTTGCCGAAGAACCATGACAATAGCTTATCCCAGAAACCtgatgaataaaaaaaatacacctGTATGGGGGGCCCAAAAGTACACCCAGTTCGCATGAGTGGTCCGGGCACCGCTGCCGCCGCCCCCCAAAAAATTATTGTTAAAATCAAAACCAAAATTGtaggtaccatataaatatattattttttgttttgtatatataatatctttatttgattttcaaaaaataatatatttatatggtacctaCAATTTTGGTTTTGATTTTAACAATAATTTTTTGGGAGGCGGCGGCGGTGGGGGCGGCGGCAGCGGTGCCCGGACCACTCATACGAACTGGGTGTATTTTGGGGCCCACACAGGTGTATTTTTTAGAGAGAGTATTAAGCTAATATTTTGTGGGAAATGTAAGACTGAAAGAAGCCTTCAGTTAATTAATTTCTGCTCGATTTTTCCTCCGAAATGTAAAACATTGCGACTGTTGACAGATCACGCGCAAACACTCTCTCTCTGTTTGTTTATAATGGGCCCAGTTTTCCACTGAAGATGTTAATGGTGTGAAATCGAGGAAGAGCGTAAATTTACTATAGAGATTTGATTGAAGAATTTTGGTGTCGTAATCTTACTTCAGTGCTTTTCTTTTTCTCCCACCATTTGTCCCGCTGTCTCGCATTTTGGGCTTTTAGGGTTTCCTTTTGTAGGATAACACAGTTTGAGGTGTTTCCCATTTTCTCTCTTCGTTGGGTAGTGTCCATTCATTTTGTTAGGTTACGCCATTTGGGTTTTTTATTTGGTGCGTGGGTTTTGTCAGCTTTAATCTATACTTCCAGTTGATATTTGTTTTCTTGGGGTTACTGAATCTCTGCTTGGTGCAACTGAAGTAAGAATCTTTTTTGTATCTACCATTGTTTGATTTGATAGATTCTGTTTGTAGATTGACAGATTGTGAAACTGATAATTTGAACGATTCGATTTTGGTGGGCATTCTCGTTGTAGGTTATATCGGTTGCaggatttgaattgaattggcCGGTTTATATACTCAATCGAGCAATTAAGATACAAATGTTATTAAGTTGGAAGATTTTTCAATTCCTGATGGGTTGAGTTTCCACAAATGGATAGGGTGATTCAGCCTCCCCTGGTAAACATATTGTAAATTTCTGCAATTACCAAATTTGATTGTTTTTTTCATAATGTAACGTCTTTTTGAAGTTTTTGTTGATTGTaatgtttttgtatttttaatttcCTGGTTTCGTACTCTTGTTTGCTTCGAGTATTCACAAGCAAAATTGTTCATCTTTTGCCAAAATTGTCCTTTAACATTCCCAGATAGAGATCAACATTCTTATTTCTGGGAAATGGCATTGACACCATAGTTATGATTGGCGCTGGAATTTGTACGTCCTCATTGCTTGAGGCTAGAATTATTTCTTGTATGGGAATGGAAATCATCCTCTTTATTGTTTAATTTTCCCTTTTTTTAATATGTCCATgtaaatataaatatacatgTGTAATACTCCAGTCTATTATATAAGTTTTAGAAAGGTTTTTGGATGTGAATATTGTAGTACGAGGCTCTCCAAGGATGTGActggaaattgtgattttccacAGGACCGAGGATCTTGCTGTTAAACTTTATATTAGCTGTTTAGCTCTTGTGGATACTAACTTATTCTTAGAATTGACTATTGAAAACTGTATAATATTATTTCTTAAGAAGAGCAATAAAGATTTTGAGCTTGTAATGGTTATATTATGTAACTTTTCTACCTCTAACATGAATATTGGTGCTGAAACAACAGTTAAGGGAAGCATAGCTATGAGTATCATGTAGGAATGCTAGATTTTAACTTTCCCACCTTTGCGACATGACTTCATCAGTTCCTAGTCCGGCCATATCCAAAAGCAAAAGCAGTCAAATCTCATTTGTTGACAACCTTCTACACTTTTGACCTTCCTAATTGCCCTATTCTGTTTGCTTTTTTGTCTGATTTAAATTCTCTTCTTGACTAAAATGCTTAGAACTatccttatggtgggaggggAGGGCACAATCTTTTTTTCACCCTTTGCCTTTTCCTAGGTGAGGAATTGTGATGTGTAAGCCAGAAGTGTGGGGCCTATGGATGTTTAAAAACTTTTGCT from the Primulina tabacum isolate GXHZ01 chromosome 16, ASM2559414v2, whole genome shotgun sequence genome contains:
- the LOC142528495 gene encoding DNA polymerase-like gives rise to the protein MELPSAYDISFTLYKSIPLYDIAGNKVPKKMIYDYIERYVKSYGDIYPQAVIKGVFIRIYYEAKDYSKLIDFPKISDMISHIINVMDSDKLDGELPDVKSLQLKPSRISTKIGSIKSDMKECRPFIVADLETILVNDVHVPYAAGYLVVHPGDNLSSIPSHSIKTFFSESHITFYPTFEERSQRMLFHFLSNLEVDISKDSRIRTVYFHNFSRFDGILILRYYADRSQMYKLKTLLRNHRLYELKVYRGDKLLMRFRDSCTMLPSPLNTLAKTLCPELGSKGSLPHDILNKSNIMIYSDQLIPYLKQDILLLGGVMLKAQDLYRSQYHIDIEEVMTISSLSLKIFRMNYLDDDIFPIHKPTQNQDSFIRRGYYGGHSDVYKPYGENLHYYDVNSLYPFIMKSYPMPCGIPVWHNKLESVGLDSLFGFIEAYVVCPTTISKPFLPYKDKNGTLLFPTGKFIGVYYSEELKFARDLGYDIIPLRGYLFEKKSSPFEGFISHLYESRQEAKKAGDEAMTFIYKLLMNSLYVRFGMNPESTVTEICNQDKYEELMKKDNFQSAEKLTDHYYIVNYTVNSTIVDDTEWKAPKMSAVQLSAAITACARIYMYPFISRPDCYYTDTDSIVLGSPLSDNLISSLELGKFKLECNVRKGIFLAPKSYMLEIEEDRHIIKHKGPAKELVTSDWFQRLLDNFSLTEQIPTSANFRIDWKELRIVKKDLLLKLGLPRSTKRDNVYDSNNVWIDTKPIEVIDIGSQDATTILKYELLRMDDESVSQETNDESVSQSTTLQPTLYNTKAEAKKARMAKAKIELKAKSKRFSFQSY